Genomic segment of Drosophila simulans strain w501 chromosome 2R, Prin_Dsim_3.1, whole genome shotgun sequence:
AATTACATGATAAAACCAAAGTAACGCAGATGAATCTACTAGATATGTATTTCCAATATAGAGATGCCGAGTACATAATACACAAATCCGACGATTGCTAAAGGAATTTCAGAATATTGTAAGGAATTAAGATTAAACAAAGTAAACAAAGAAATTTTCTAAGCAACAAACTCAAACAGAACTGCAAGCAAAAGGGACAACAatttaaatgggaaatttaTGTAATTGTGTAAATCTAGAGCGGAATGAAAGCGAAGGATGCAATTTGATCCTTCGGGCCGGATACTCGATAAGTATGGCCACGATTTTCAGATACTTGAAAACCATTTAGGCATGGCATTCGGTGGCTAGTTTTTACTTTAActatgtatgtaaatgaaatgaatgacCACATTCCACATAAGAAAGcttgaaaagcaaaaaaaaaaatgaaaaaaaatccTTAAAAAAGAATCCCGAATGAAAATCGCCCTTGACGTTGAAGAAAACTACATTATCGATAATAAGAATGGCTAGACGAAGTTTTCGGTTTTGAAATAAAACCCTATAAACTCAACATCGGGATAAGCAGTAAGAAATATTAGTTGTGAGTTCGGGCGACATTAGGGAGAAATAGTAATATTCGACTCTAGTTTCTCCATTGCACACCtaagcatatacatacatacgtgtAAATCAGAAGCTAATGAAACATCCACTGGAACTGCATGCTTAGCCTAGGATTAAGGCAATCCACACAGACCCGATTTGGAGACAGAGACAGTCCAACATGTCCATGGGCCGACTATTGATAACTGTagcatttgaattgaattgattgaattgaattgatatTGGACGGACGGGGTTTTCCTGGGTGTCTATACATTTGTCATACAAATCATATTGACGGAGCAGACGGCGATTGTATGCGTGGCAATTGTaactaaacaaattttttagataattaaaaGTATCTATGTACACcttaatattaatgaaaaaaccaatataatataaataaaagtatattgAAAAGACCTCATGCGTGTTTTGCTATTGCGACTATGATATGCTATCCTATACCTTTTTTGGAAAATGGATTTCGatataaaatcaatattttagttttagaGTTTTAGAGTTTTAGAGCTGTGTGGTGGATTGGATTATATATTGGATATGCGCTCACTGGGAATTGGGAGTTTCAGAAATCCGCAGGGATGTTTTTAACGATATTTCTCCGGGTGTTCTGATGTGCTTTATCAAGAAgtcattaaacatttttaggGCTCgggaattaaattttttaattttggaaATCAAAATCAGTTTTCAGCCATTCTCGATGGGTTACGGACGTGCTTGTGAGCATCGCATAGAAGAAAAAGTCTGGTTTTAAGGACactaaaaagaaaagtaaacgATACGAAAAATCGCATCTTACATCAAAATCTTTATCCAGCCAATGAATAACTACGCAAACTGATCGGAAGCGCACAAAAAAAGATACATTCTCGTTTGGATACTATCAAAAAGTGTCTTAATTGACCTAAAAGCAAAGTAAAgtttacaattaattaaaggATTCATAAATAAAGTCAGCATGGATATGCACTGCTGTTTATCGACCGAGGCAATGGAAAAAAGGCGTATCAATGAGGAAATTGACAAACAGTTGCGTCTGGAGAAAAAACGGTCTAAGCGCGATCTCAAACTACTGCTATTGGGTACGTGGAGAGGGGAATTGGGATGTATCCAGGATACAATGTGTGTATATCCACAGGGGCATGCGAGTCCGGGAAGTCCACGTTCATCAAACAGATGCGTATTATCCACGGCAGCGGTTACTCGGACGAGGACAAGCGTGGGTACATCAAGCTGGTTTTTCAGAACATATTCATGGCCATGCAGTCAATGATCAAGGCCATGGATATGCTGAAGATTTCCTATGGTCAGGGAGAGCATAGTGTAAGTGAATCATTTACCCAATCAGAATACGATTAAGCTCAAACAACATCTTGCGATCCACAGGAACTGGCCGATCTGGTGATGAGCATCGATTACGAGACCGTTACCACGTTCGAGGATCCATACTTGAATGCCATCAAAACGCTTTGGGACGATGCTGGCATCCAGGAGTGCTATCATCGTCGTAGGGAATATCAGCTGACTGATTCCACTGAATAGTGAGTTGGGACACCAGGAGCGACGACATCcaaaatggttttttaataatttttttattttagtttctTGGGTGACATAGGTCGCATTGAACAGGCTGATTACTTACCAACCGAGCAGGATATTCTGCGTGCTCGAGAGCctacatttaatattaacgTTTATCCTTTTGAGTTGGATGGCTATGTGCTGAGGTATAAATCGAAATTTTAGGgcgtttttcatttattttattatataaaaatcttttttgtttataaacagcATGGTGGATGTCGCAGGACAGCGAACTGAGAGAAGAAAATGGATTCACTTTTTTTCGAACGTAACATCGATTATATTTTTGGCAGCACTTTCGGAATATGATCAGTTCATGATGGAATCCGAAAACGATGTATAACTTAaaggcattttattaaataatagccaaaaataataaaattggatTATTGCAGAATCGACTGGAGGAATCAAAGGCTCTATTTCATACTATCATAACATTTGAATGGTTTAAAAATGCTTCAATCATTCTGTTTCTAAACAAGATGGACGTGTTGGATGAGAAAATAATGTATTCGCATTTGGTAGATTATTTTCCTGAATACGATGGTAGGCGGTAAAAAGTTATATAATCCAATTTTGATcaatatatttgatt
This window contains:
- the LOC6734191 gene encoding G protein alpha q subunit; the encoded protein is MDMHCCLSTEAMEKRRINEEIDKQLRLEKKRSKRDLKLLLLGACESGKSTFIKQMRIIHGSGYSDEDKRGYIKLVFQNIFMAMQSMIKAMDMLKISYGQGEHSELADLVMSIDYETVTTFEDPYLNAIKTLWDDAGIQECYHRRREYQLTDSTEYFLGDIGRIEQADYLPTEQDILRAREPTFNINVYPFELDGYVLSMVDVAGQRTERRKWIHFFSNVTSIIFLAALSEYDQFMMESENDNRLEESKALFHTIITFEWFKNASIILFLNKMDVLDEKIMYSHLVDYFPEYDGPKQDANAAREYVLRMFESISLDTQKKIYSHFTCATDTENIRFVFVAVKDTILQSNLKESNLF